In the Fibrobacter sp. UWP2 genome, one interval contains:
- a CDS encoding glycosyltransferase, whose product MHKGLSKKHLSIFLQQKERAMPNKPKSILFWPDVYKEQGHWLPTLKWAQVLHNQMENQEHAYSVNYMGIQDCASIISGYDNGGGHFPFHTILENMYPEGYTTASHSSPNERWKTWHIWAILYSQYFELIDKNGDVVDSNIEFKLPDDARMPSKDLIEDAKSIWKAWTLADPNMLVGGYFTSLETLLFYWIYGFEKVEEETEENDGNDGDENEIELDSNEDEDDSEEEDDGYEETRTRRTDLDFVISTTYLRHPQDDPAVRAKLNLLAFSKPELYKIINMATRGKVSTREPNITLDDFVAPLESFNELIPCPREYDYDHYEHGELVRYVDPCILSEQPTLPHSIDSDGETVIWKDEEDDNHNPIPGFLNSLQNVIFVSAGSQVLDYEDKAKNLFHSMCKAMQAPQMADYTLLLAVGSKLVNSDEWDDYDKSKIRVVNWVPQRDLLAKNGCVSCAIIHGGLASIKECIYFNRKFIICPMGKDQIDNALRLKHLGIDNTLQMSNVNPESLLDAINRVTTDYRLEAKQNKLSWAFQTLEDEDSNPPSGSPSDKIVTGFKIIREILNAQDSAAPQPNQGEMR is encoded by the coding sequence TTGCATAAAGGATTAAGCAAAAAACATTTATCTATTTTTTTACAACAGAAGGAACGTGCTATGCCCAACAAGCCCAAATCCATTCTTTTCTGGCCCGACGTTTACAAGGAACAGGGACACTGGTTGCCTACGCTGAAATGGGCGCAGGTTTTGCATAACCAAATGGAAAATCAGGAACATGCCTATTCTGTAAATTACATGGGCATACAGGACTGTGCATCAATTATAAGCGGCTATGACAATGGCGGCGGTCATTTTCCTTTCCATACGATTCTAGAAAACATGTACCCAGAAGGTTACACGACAGCAAGTCATTCTAGCCCCAACGAACGTTGGAAAACATGGCACATCTGGGCAATTCTTTATAGTCAGTATTTTGAATTGATAGACAAAAATGGCGATGTGGTTGATTCGAATATTGAATTCAAACTTCCAGATGACGCAAGGATGCCCAGCAAAGATTTGATAGAAGACGCCAAATCTATTTGGAAGGCCTGGACCCTGGCTGACCCTAATATGCTTGTGGGCGGTTACTTTACTTCGTTAGAAACTTTGCTCTTCTACTGGATTTATGGTTTTGAAAAAGTTGAAGAAGAGACCGAAGAAAATGACGGAAATGATGGCGATGAAAATGAAATAGAACTTGATAGTAATGAAGACGAGGACGATTCTGAAGAAGAAGATGATGGCTACGAAGAAACGCGGACTCGTCGGACCGATTTGGATTTTGTCATCTCGACCACCTATTTGAGACATCCCCAAGACGACCCCGCTGTTCGTGCCAAACTAAATTTGTTGGCTTTCTCGAAGCCTGAACTATACAAGATTATAAATATGGCAACAAGGGGGAAAGTTTCGACGAGAGAGCCTAATATTACCTTGGACGACTTTGTTGCTCCGCTAGAATCATTTAACGAATTGATTCCATGCCCCAGGGAGTATGATTACGACCATTACGAACATGGCGAATTAGTGCGCTATGTGGACCCCTGCATTCTGAGTGAACAACCTACCCTGCCGCACTCAATCGACTCTGACGGGGAAACGGTTATTTGGAAGGATGAAGAAGACGATAATCACAATCCAATTCCAGGGTTCCTTAATTCTTTGCAGAATGTCATTTTTGTGTCTGCTGGTTCACAGGTTCTCGACTACGAAGACAAGGCGAAAAATCTATTCCATTCCATGTGCAAGGCGATGCAGGCTCCGCAAATGGCAGATTACACATTGCTGCTTGCCGTCGGTTCAAAATTGGTAAACAGTGACGAATGGGACGATTACGACAAATCGAAAATCCGCGTTGTCAACTGGGTGCCGCAACGGGACTTGCTCGCCAAAAATGGTTGTGTTTCTTGCGCCATCATTCATGGCGGTCTTGCATCTATCAAGGAATGCATCTATTTTAACCGCAAGTTTATTATTTGCCCTATGGGTAAAGACCAGATAGACAATGCTCTCCGATTAAAGCATTTGGGCATAGACAATACACTGCAGATGTCTAACGTTAATCCTGAATCTTTATTGGATGCGATTAATAGGGTGACAACAGATTACCGTTTGGAAGCCAAGCAAAATAAACTGAGCTGGGCTTTCCAGACGCTAGAAGACGAAGATTCAAATCCGCCTTCGGGAAGCCCTTCAGATAAAATCGTAACTGGATTCAAGATTATCCGTGAAATTTTGAATGCACAGGATTCGGCAGCACCTCAGCCGAACCAAGGCGAAATGCGTTAG
- a CDS encoding FISUMP domain-containing protein, with protein sequence MNSIYDAENNTLTDLRDNQVYKTVTIGEQIWMAENLNYMPNDTVGTIYSGETVCGGGVLKSSEDSKKCSTYGRLYTRKIALYKATRSNRQGICPEGWNIPLKSDWETLVSFLGNNAAAKLKKADGSWSSTSTNESGFSALIAGTYSYSVKWYNSDSTTAFYYWEKDTNPYFFRLYDKSDDASSINYAHGINMMYSIRCIKD encoded by the coding sequence ATGAATAGTATATATGATGCAGAAAACAATACTTTGACAGATTTGCGAGATAATCAAGTTTATAAAACAGTAACGATCGGCGAGCAAATTTGGATGGCAGAAAACTTAAATTATATGCCAAATGATACGGTTGGAACGATTTATAGCGGGGAAACTGTTTGTGGTGGGGGTGTTTTGAAATCCTCAGAAGATTCAAAAAAATGCTCTACTTATGGAAGACTTTATACTAGAAAAATCGCCTTGTATAAGGCGACGCGATCCAATCGTCAAGGTATTTGTCCTGAAGGATGGAATATCCCGCTTAAAAGCGATTGGGAAACACTAGTTTCATTTCTCGGAAATAACGCTGCAGCAAAACTTAAAAAAGCAGATGGTTCATGGTCTAGTACGAGTACAAATGAAAGTGGTTTTTCTGCGTTAATTGCGGGAACCTATAGTTATTCAGTAAAGTGGTATAATTCGGATTCCACTACAGCATTTTACTATTGGGAAAAAGATACTAATCCTTATTTTTTCAGATTATATGATAAATCGGATGATGCATCCTCCATTAATTATGCACATGGAATTAATATGATGTATTCGATTCGTTGCATAAAGGATTAA